A DNA window from Vicia villosa cultivar HV-30 ecotype Madison, WI unplaced genomic scaffold, Vvil1.0 ctg.000326F_1_1, whole genome shotgun sequence contains the following coding sequences:
- the LOC131626831 gene encoding CRIB domain-containing protein RIC4-like yields the protein MRNYMERFVVLPFSLRCASHSSVELGEPKESKDSIVSRRQEGQIIRTKMEKKRSSGFFVLPKAHVAAGIQRLIKGIKSFSQIFFYKEHIEEMEQDMEIGYPTDVKHVTHIGLDGSTTTNNVKGWDNLKPPELLSINPITLKQFELAMATQAHQPLIDDSFPKCD from the exons ATGAGAAATTATATGGAAAGATTTGTTGTTCTTCCTTTCTCTTTGAGGTGTGCTTCTCATTCAAGTGTGGAGTTAGGTGAACCCAAAGAATCAAAAGACTCTATTGTTTCAA GAAGACAAGAAGGACAAATCATCAGaactaaaatggagaaaaaaagaTCTTCTGGATTTTTTGTTCTTCCAAAGGCTCATGTAGCTGCAGGCATACAGAGATTGATCAAGGGTATCAAGAGTTTTTCTCAAATATTTT TTTACAAAGAGCACATTGAAGAGATGGAACAAGACATGGAAATTGGGTATCCAACAGATGTGAAGCATGTAACACATATTGGACTTGATGGGTCAACAACCACAAATAATGTTAAGGGTTGGGACAATCTTAAGCCACCTGAATTACTTTCTATAAATCCAATTACTTTAAAGCAATTTGAATTGGCCATGGCCACCCAAGCTCACCAACCACTCATTGATGATTCTTTTCCAAAATGTGATTAA